DNA from Stenotrophomonas acidaminiphila:
AACTGCGCGCCGCACAGGCGGCCGCGCTGCACCACCGCGGTGAACAGGCCACCGTGGTGGCACGCGGCCACGGTATCGGAGGTGACCGGTGCGGCGTAGCTGTGCACGAAATAGGCGCTGGCGCCGGGTGTCACGCCGTCCAGCAGCGGCGACTCGCGCAGCGCAAGCAGCTTGTTCCAGCCCATGTGCGGCACCCGCACGCCCACCGCCGGGTGCAGGCGCCGCACCACCCGGGCAACAGCCCCAGGCAGTCCACCCCGCCCTCCTCGGACCCCTCGAACAGCAGCTGCATGCCCAGGCAGATGCCCAGCAGCGGCACCTGCAGGTCGCGCAGCGGCTGCACCAGCCCCTGCGCGTGCAGCCGGCGCATGCCCTCGGCCGCGGCACCGACGCCCGGCAGGATCACCCGCGAGGTGCCTACAAGGTCGGAAGGCTCGCGCACCATGCGCACCGCCACGCCCAGCCGTTCCAGCGCATAACGCACCGAGCCGAGGTTGGCGCCGCCGGCGTCGATCAGCCCGACCGTGCTCACAACGCCCCCTTGGTCGAGGGCAGCTCGGTGCCTTCGCGGCGGATCGCCTGGCGCAGCGCGCGCGCCAGCGCCTTGAAGCAGGCTTCGACCTTGTGGTGGTCGTTGTCGCCTTCGACCTTGAGGTTGAGGTTCAGGCCGGCCGCATCGCACAGCGAGCGGAAGAAATGCGGCACCAGTTCGGTGGGCATGTCGCCCACCCGTTCGCGCCTGAACGCGCCGTCGAACACGAAGTACGGGCGGCCGCTGAAATCCAGCGCGGCGCTGGCCAGGGTTTCGTCCATCGGCAGGGTGAAGCCGTAACGGCCGATGCCACGCTTGTCGCCCAGCGCCTCGCGCAGCGCCTGGCCCAGGGCCAGGCCGGTGTCCTCGATGGTGTGGTGTTCGTCGATATGCAGGTCGCCGCGTGCCTGCACCTCCAGCGCGAAGCCACCGTGGCGGCCGATCTGGTCGAGCATGTGGTCGAAGAACGGCAGGCCGGTGTCGATCGTCGACGCCGCCACCCTGTCCAGATCGACGGCCACGCGGATCCGGGTTTCCTTGGTGTCGCGCTGCACGACGGCGCGGCGCGGCGCATCGGCCAGTTCGTGGGCGATGCCGTCCCAGTCCCAGTCGCCGCCGAACTGCGGGGTGCGCAGCTGGAAACCCCGGATCTTCATGTTGTCCGCGAACTGGATGTCGCTGGGCCGGTCGCCGACCATCGCCGAGCGCGCCCAGTCGATCGAGCGGTCCTGCAGGTACGGCAGCATCATGCCGATGCCCGGCTTGCGGTTGGGGCTGTTGTCGGCCGGCCAGCTCGGGTCCACCAGCACGTCGCGGAACACGATGCCCTGGCTGGCGAAGATCTGCAGCATCAGGTCGTTGGGGCCGTCGAAGCTGGCCTGCGGGTAGCTGTCGCTGCCCAGCCCGTCCTGGTTGGAGACGATCACGAACTGGTAGCCGGCATCGCGCAGGCGCAGCATCGCCGGGATCACGTTCCTGACGAAACGGATCTTCTCGAAGGCGTCGATCTGGAAATCGGCCGGCTCCTCGATCAAGGTGCCGTCGCGGTCGACGAACAGGATGGGGGTCATGGTGCGGACTCCAGCGTGGCAAGCACGCCCAGTACGCGCGCGTTCTGTTCAGGGGTACCCAGGGTGATGCGCAGCGCGTCGTGCAGCTGCGGCGCGCCGCGCTGGTCGCGCACCACCACCCCGGCCACCAGCAACCGCTGGAACGCGGCTTCGGCATCGGCCAGGCGCACCAGCAGGAAATTGGCGTCGGACGGGTACACCCGGCGCACGCCGGGCAGGCGTGCCAGCGCGGCGCCCAGGCGCTCGCGCTCGGCGCGTACCACGGCGATGCGTTCGCGCGTGCGCGCCAGCGCCGCGTCGGACAGCCCCTCCAAGGCCAGCGCCGTGCATGGCGCCGGTATCGGATAGGGCGCCTGGCAACGGCGCAGCACCGCGATCAGGCTGGCATCGGCGATCACGCAGCCGACCCGTGCCGCCGCCAGCGCATGCGCCTTGGACAGCGTGCGCAGCACGGCGATGTTGTCATGGCGCGGCAGCAGGCTTGCCGCCGAAGGCTCGTCGGCGA
Protein-coding regions in this window:
- a CDS encoding bifunctional imidazole glycerol-phosphate dehydratase/histidinol phosphatase (catalyzes the formation of 3-(imidazol-4-yl)-2-oxopropyl phosphate from D-ethythro-1-(imidazol-4-yl)glycerol 3-phosphate and histidinol from histidinol phosphate); the protein is MTPILFVDRDGTLIEEPADFQIDAFEKIRFVRNVIPAMLRLRDAGYQFVIVSNQDGLGSDSYPQASFDGPNDLMLQIFASQGIVFRDVLVDPSWPADNSPNRKPGIGMMLPYLQDRSIDWARSAMVGDRPSDIQFADNMKIRGFQLRTPQFGGDWDWDGIAHELADAPRRAVVQRDTKETRIRVAVDLDRVAASTIDTGLPFFDHMLDQIGRHGGFALEVQARGDLHIDEHHTIEDTGLALGQALREALGDKRGIGRYGFTLPMDETLASAALDFSGRPYFVFDGAFRRERVGDMPTELVPHFFRSLCDAAGLNLNLKVEGDNDHHKVEACFKALARALRQAIRREGTELPSTKGAL